DNA from Symphalangus syndactylus isolate Jambi chromosome 22, NHGRI_mSymSyn1-v2.1_pri, whole genome shotgun sequence:
GTGGTCATGAGCACTCTGGGTGAAGGTCCCAGCCTGGTGCAGGTGTCTGGTAAATGTGGGCTTTGTCCTTTCCTGAGGGAGCCCCTGTCTGGGCATTAGCCTCCATGTGCTGTCCCAGGCTCCAGGCCAGACAGGGAGGGACAATGCCCCAGCCCCTCACCCACACAGTGGGCATCTCAGCAGCCCTGAGTTCTGTAGCTCTCACCCTTCATGTCCCTCCTTTGGGACAAGGCCAGCCTTGCTTCTGTCCCCAGCCCAGGAGACAACCTTCATTAGAGCACTGAGTACAGAGCAACGTTCATTATCCCacttggagaaactgaggcccagggaggggcaAGGACTCTCTCAAGACCCCtcacctggccaggcgcagtggctcacacctgtaatcccagcactttgggaggccaaggcgggcggatcacctgaggtcaggagttggagaccagcctgaacaatatggtgaaaccctatctctaccaaaaatacaaaaattagccaggcatggtaccatgtgcctgtagccccagctacatgagaggatgaggcaggagaatcacttgaactcaggaggtggaggttgcggtgagccaagatcgtgccactgcactccagcctgggcgacagagcaagactccatctcaaataaaataaaataaaataaaataaaataaaatataaaataaaataaaataaaatataaaataaaataacccttCGCCTGTTGGCAGCTGGGCCTGCTTTGATTTTCGGGGGATGTGGGGGTAAAGGTGCGGAGGAAGCAGGGAAGTCCCAGGGAGGTGTGCCTGGCTAAGACCCTGCAGGAGGGAGGCCAAGCCAAGAGGGAGCCAGGTGACATCCAAGGTCCTTGGGGCCGTATGCTCGCCTGCCCATGCCAGGGAAAGGGAGTGGCATCAGAACGGGCAGCCTCTGGTTGGTGCTGGCTCCAGCCAAATCTTATCAGCCCTCAAAATGCCCCCGAGTGGGCAGATTATCTGTGTAATAAGAGACTCAAGTTTGGCACACACCGGCCGCAGACAATGGCCGGGCGCTAGGTGGGCAACTGGTCCAGGAACAATGCTGGACCACTGAGGGTTAATCAGGGAGCCAGGAAGGGCCAGCCCCCAGCCAGGCAGCAGAGATTGGGGTGGGGACGTGTCTTCTCCATCCCCATCCTGGTTCTTCACTCTTCCCAACTCTTCTCactccagggcctttgcacggGACATTCCCTTTGCCAGAAAgacccttcccttctctcttccagaTTCAGTGccaatgtcacctcctccaggaagtcttccctgactgCCCATATCAAGGCCAGGTCCCCCCAGCATACAAGACTCTCACTTCCCATCTTTTCCCTTTCAGAGCATTTATCATAGTATTAATAGTAATTAAATAACGGCATGCTGGATTTTGCCATTTAGTGTCTGCCCCCTCCCCCAGACACCAGAAGCTCTGTGAGGACAAGGACTGTATCCATCTCTCCGTCTTGTTTACTACCACACAGGACTTGCCACCTAgcaagtgctcaacaaatatttgcagaataacAGAATGGCCAGCTGGTTTTCTCCCCCATCAAGGCTGTGAGGCAGCTGGCCCACCTCCCAGAGCCAAGCACCCAGTGAAGCACATCTCGGGGGTTCAGCTATGGGTGGGATGAGCTGGGGCTCCCTGGCTTCCTTCTGGCACCTGGGGGGCCTTCACCTGCCCTGAATCAGGGATGGCAGCATCACGACACTGCCcaggcacctactgtgtgccacgcAGGAGGGCGGGAGGTGGAGGATCGGGGGTCCCACATGGGTTAGGTGCAGACCTGTTCCTCTCCTACAGCCTCTCAGGGTCCTAGGCAGCCCTGGGCGCACTGCAGGGCCTCAATTAATGGTTTGGATGGAAAGTGCCCTCCGTtctgagggaggcagagagggaccCAGGAAGGTTCTACGAGATGGACCGTGGAGAGAAAGCACTTGAGACAGGCAAGTTGATGGGACAGGCGGTGGCTGGGGACAGCTGTGAGAGAATTTAGAAGGGACAGGTGAGGGAGTATCGGGGAGTGACGGACCCCACCACCCCTCTGCAGAGCTCCGGGGTCCTCGTCAGCCTGGGATCAGCGCTCCCCAGTCACAGCCAACCCCAGCCTTTAACGGGACCCATGGCCAAGTTCCACAGGGTTCTCGGAGCAAGTGCTGGGGCCAGAGCTCTGGTGCCCACCCTGCTATTGCTGGCTCCCAGCAAGCCCCTCACCTCCTGggcgggcctcagtttccccattcgCGTAATGAGGACTTGGTGCTTTTCGGCTGCCCTGGCCCTCTCCATGTGCGGCTTGCCTCCCTCCTGACCCAAGGTTGTACTTGCACCGCGGCCTGACAGGGCGAGGAGCTGGCCCTCCTTGAGGCAGAGCTGGCTGCGGCCATCCGTCCTGGGGTCGGCTCTTGTTCCAGTCTGGCAGGAGCTGCCCGCGCCTCCTCCAGCGGGGGCTGAGAATTTCCGTGCTGACCTCACCATCTGGACGAGCGGTTCCAGATGTGgccgggggcggggagggggttCCTGGGAAGGTCCTGGAAGCTTCAGAGGGTACTGAGGCTGAGAAGACAGCCAGCCTAGCCTGAGACTTCCCTCGAGCCAGGGCCCCTGGAATCACCCACGTTCGGCCCAGACTGGGTGCTCGGTGCTGGCTGGAGTGTGGGAcaggagaggaggagggcagAGGCCGAGGGCAGCACCCAACGGGGAGTCCAGAGGCTGCATTTGCATCTGGCTCTGCTGCTTCCTCGCTGTGGGGCCACGGGGTGACTTCTTCatccaaacctcagtttcctcatcactcAAATGGGTACATTGACACCTGACTCCAGGAATTCCACGGAAGCTCTGCCAGGCTCCCGGAAAGATGAGGCCATCCTTGTTAAATGGTCCCTGGGAAGCTTGTGCCAGGAGGCTCTGGGGACACTGAGGCGTGTCAGACCCTGCCTGGTGCCCAGCGTGGCTGGTCCCCCTCCAGCACAGTCCGGCCTCTCACTCCTGGTCCCACTATACTGCTCTTGCTCCTGCTGTTCCTGCTCCCTGGGGCACCCTTCCTTACCACCTTCTAACTCTCACTCATTCTTCAAGATCCATTTCAggtgcctcctcctccaggaagccaacCCTGATAGCCCCATATCCCAGCCTGGTGAGGGGCTCTGTTTCCAGGGGACAGTCTAGCATGGTTTTTAGGTGCACAGACTCTGGGACAGGCTGCTGGGTTCACATCCTGGCTTTGTGACTCCCTTGCcgttgtgaccttgggcaagcccctTAACTTCTCGGTGCTCTTGTAGCCTCTCTCAAGGGGAAAAACAGAATCACCCGTAACACGTGTGAACAACTCAGCCTGCCACCTGGTACGGCATGAACTCTCAGTAGACGAAGTTGGTTGTTATGGGATGGGCAGGATTTCTCCCCCACATCCCTTAGTGCCAGCTCCATGCTGGGCACCGCCTCGCGATAGAGGCTCAGGACTGAGAACGGGCTTCGGAGTCCAGGCCCCCTCCTGGTGAAGTTCCTCGCTCAGCCGGATGGAGACGGGAGCCTGTGAAGGTCAATAGCCCGGGGCAAACCGCGCATCCGGGTGGGCGTGTGGGACAGGAGGAGGACAGGTCTGTTTGCTCCTGGGCCCCAAGCCACAGCACCCAGTGGCTGGTACCCAGCCAGCAACTCAGCGCAGGGACTGCCCGCTGTGCCACCCCGACCCCTGAGGCCGGCCAGCGGGGAGTGGGCCGGGGTTGGACCCGCACTCCCTGGAGTCAGGGTTGAGCACGGGCTGTGCCTGCAGAGcttggggtctctctctgtcccccacccGGTTCTGACTTCTGGGCCCCTGGTTGTCCAGGTTGCCGAGATCTTTGGCGGCTCCTGGCTCCCACCCCAGGTGGGAGAGGCTCTGAAGCCACAGTAAACGGGGTGAGGTCACAAGTCGACACACAGGCCAAGTACACGTGTCACCATGGGGACGAGGGCCAGCCTGCTTCTCCCTGGGTGTTAGGAGGCACGCAGCTTTCTGAGAACTGTGGGTGCCTGGACTGGGCTCACACAGCCCTTTTGGCCTCAAAGCCTGCTGAGCTTCCTGTAACACAAGCCCACTGCCCGGATGGCGaggttgaggctcagagaggggtgGGCCTGGCAGAAGCAGGGATCTCAGGCCCCCCTCATCCCAGGCAGCGGCACACAGGCCTTCTGTCCGGCAAGTCTGGGGCTCAAGTCCCACCCACAGGGCCCCTGATGTCTGGGACTCTAGGCAGCTCCTGAGACCCAGGCCCCCTACCGGTGCCCCTACAGACCCCAAAGCGAGGGGACGACGGCTGGGCTCCTGTGTCCAGGGTTGTGGCTGCCTGGGCCACCCTCCCCTGCCAGGACCCAGGCATGGACAGCAGATGGCATAGCTGCACTGCTGTGCCCAGCGGATGGtgggggagactgaggctcagaggccaCGAGCGCCAGGTTGTCAGCTGGTGGGAAGCCTGTTCCAGCACCCTGACTCCATGCTCTGCACAGCCCTGGCCCTGGGTCCTGTAcccagagtcctgctctgtgtcCTCACTCCGCAGCTGAAACCAGGGCTGTCCCTGGGGCTGGGGGCAAGACAGGGAGGGGGAGGCAGAACTGGCTGCCCTTCCTGCTGTGGTGAGGGCTTCCCTCTCTGTGCTCCTCTGGGGGAGGCAGGTAGGAGGGACCTGCAGCTTGCTGGGCCCCAGGACAGCCAGTCAGGATGGGGACGTGGATGTGGCCGGGGCGGGCAGGCAGGCTCATCCTCTGCTGCTGAGGGCTGCCCCCTGCAGGGCCACAGCCAGCCCTGCTAGGAGCCGGGCAGGAGAGACGGGCTCCACAGCCGCAGGCTCCAGACTGCTCTGCACCACCCAGGGGGCTGGCGGACAGTCATGACCACCTTGAGGCCCCTCCCGGCCTCAGCAGTCCCACCCTCCTACCAGGACGTCCGGGCACAGGCCCCAGAGGCAGCACCCATGGAGAGGTCAGGCAGGACCCAGGTCAGCCCTGCCAGGGCTTGGAGAGAATGGCTGGAAGGGACCCCGGCGGATGCGGGAGTGGAGGGCCCACTCGAACACAGGGACAGGGTGGGAGGAGACATGAGAATGGAGAATCCTGGCGGGGGCATCCTGGGGGCCAGGCCTCTTCAGACACACAGGCAGGGACACAGCAAACCTCCCTGTCACCCAGAGTCTCTGGAACTCACACCCCATGCCTCGAACACTCACGGGCTCACAAAATTGTCCAGCCTGCAGCCAGGATACACACCCATGAGATCACTGCACACGCACTGCACATGGCTGCACATGCACTGCACACTTGCTGCACACTCACTGCACACACACTGTATACACACTGCATGCAGCTGCACATGGCTGCACACGCACTGCACACGGCTGCACACGCACTGCACACAGCTGCACACATACCCACTTGCAGCAGCCCTAGGGCTCCGTGCTCCCTCCAGGTCCACTTCGGGCCGGCTCCCGTCCTCCCGTCCTCGGAGGCCCCAAAGCTGCCCGACAGCCTGAGACTCTCTCTGctcacctcccttcctccttAAGGGCCCAGCTGGTCCCTCCCATGCTCAGCCTGAGGTGGGGAGGCATCCTGGGTGTGGGAAAAGCCCTCCCCTCGCCTGCCAGAGCCTGGAATGCGCTGACCAGCGCCGGCCTAATCCTTGCTGTATGCCCCATGGGGTGGCTGAGCCAGTGGCGGCAGGCAGCTGGGGCCAGGGTGGGCTGGAGGACAGGGCCTGCAGCACCAGGTAGTCAGACGGGACCCCGGAAGCCAGGGCAGGGGTCGGCAGCCAAGCCTCCCTTCCTAAGCCTGCCCTTGGCCGGATGGGAGGGTTCGAGTCCCTAGAGGGACCCGTGATCCCGGAGGAAGAGCTGGGCCGGGGTCCCTGCCTGGACCTTGCCGTCCCTGTGAGAAAGGAGTGGCTGCTTTCCTGGATCCTGAAGGAGTGAAGTGGGTGACAGTCAGGTAGGAAAGGGCTTGGGGAAGCAGGGGCAGGTGACCCCGTCTCTCTTGTGCCTGCACAGAGAACCAGCTGGAAGGGAGAGGCCCGAGGGTTAGGGAGATATGGGCTGGGAAGGGCCCAGAGACCTTGTCAAGCCACCcaggggtggggcccagcactccccacccccagcccccctgGCGCTCCCTGCTCCTGGTCCCCCTTCTATATCCCCAGGCTCCCCGCGCCCTCCCACAGTGGCTGGGAGCAGATGGCAGTACAGGTGGGTGAGACCCTGGACCTGGAGAAGGAGaacggggcagggctgggggctccCTGAGCCACCCGTGCTCTCTGTCCACAGAGATGGGGTGTGGGCTCTGGCCTCTCATCAGATCTCAGGGCTGAGAGGGCGTCAGGGTGAAGGTCCCCCCAGAGCTGGCCTGCTGGGCAGGCCtgtccctcccaccccagctctggTCGCCCTGTCACAAAGACACCAGAGGAACAGAGCCTTAGCCTATGTCTGGCACTGGGTTGGGGGCAGGCTGGGTGGGCAGGGACCTTCCTGGACAGATGGAACAcgtggagtgggggtggggggtgggagggaggaggctgCAGCCCCATGAGGCTGGTCCCCCTGTCTCTTCCACTCAGTTTGAAGCCTTCTGTGCGGGGGGGCCTGGCCCCTGGCTGGAacctgctggtccagggacatGCTGACTCTGGAGAGGACAGGTCAGCGGCACCGccctcccctccctgggcctTGGGCTGGGTGGCCGGCCCCTGCTGTTTGCAGCTTGTGACCTGCACCACGTCCACCCCAGGTTCGAGACTAACTTCTTGTTGGTGACGGGGGACATTGCCTTCCACGTCAAGCCCCAGTTCTCCAGCGCCACCATGGTGGGCAATGCCTTCCAGGATGGCCGCTGGGGCCCGGAGGAGGTGTCTAGCATCTTTCCGCTGGCCCCGGGGGAGCCCTTTGAGGTGACAGGGGCCTGGGTCGGGCCTGGGCTAAGCAGGGGAGGCCTGTGGGGGAAGAGGGAGCCAGTGGGCAGGGGGTTCACGGTGGACGCTTACAGGTCAGTGGGCCAGGGCAGGGTCTGGGTGGGCCTCCCTGGCCTGTTTCCCTATGTGTGCAGTGGGTACCCACCACCCTGGCTACCAGCCACCCCGGCTACCAGCCACCCCATCTTGGGAGAAAGGAGGGGACTTCGGGCTGGGGCTCCAAGCCAAGGGACCCCCAGTGCCTGCCAGGCTGTGCTTCCTGGAGACGGCCAGCAGGCACATCCCTGTTAGAAGCAGGACCAGACCCCAGGCCCTGGGGGCGGGCACTGAGGTCACTGGCCCCGACCTGCCCAGATAGAGGTCAGCTCAGACGCGGAGCACTTCCACGCCTACGCCCCGGAGCCCAAGGTGCTGCAGTTCCCAGGCTGCCAGAGGCCGCTGGGCGCCATCACCAGGGTGCACGTGCTGAGTGACCACCGCCTGGCCCAGGTGGAGCTGGCCAAGAGGGGCCTGAGCTGGGGGTACGGTCCCTGCCTCCACCCCAGGCCCCTGCCCATTCCCGCCCCACACTGCCCATCCCAGCAGAGACTTTGCTCCTCACCCTGATCTGGGGACCCTCCTCTGCCTGGGGAGGGGCTGTCTGCCTGGTGTCCCACCCTGCTCCTCTTACTGCCAGCCCTGCACATCCGGCCATGGGAGCAGGGCCATGGTCTACCTCCCACCCTGGTCTGTGCATGGGCAGGGCAGCTAAGGGCCTGCCTTGGATGTTTGCAGGGACCAGGGCTACTGAGCAGCACCTGCAGCCCCACGAGCCAGCCTCGGCTTGTCCCATGTCCAGGGTACCTGGAGCCCCACCCTGGGGCAGCTGGGCGAGGGGATCTGTGGTCCTGTGTGCTCCCCGCAGCTCCACCTTCAATAAACTCTGAGAAGGCTGCAGGCGTTCGGCTGCTAGGGGGTGGCtgggggaggctcaggtggggccGGCGCTATGCAGCCCTggaagctgggggctgggggaccCTGAGACCGACACCTCAGAGACGACCCAACCCCCTCACTTTGTCCCCAGGACGCTGAAGCTCTCGCATAGGGGCATAGGGCCGGGATGGACTGGGGAGGGGTGTTGGATGGCATCCGATGTGGGGAGGGCACCTGCCATGGGCCAGAAGTTCCCAGCAGGGCCCAGGGGACTGAAAGGCAGGGGCAGGCATGGCGTGGGCTGGTCCCCACCCAGGACCACCAGGCTCAGGCTCTTGTCACAGCTCAGCCCTGGTGGGGAGGGTCAGCCTTGGGAGACTCATGTCATGCCTGGTCCAAGCTATCTCCTCAGAGGCCCCAAGGCTTCCTTCTCCCCCTACTTCCTTCAGGGGCCTTTCCCGTTTCTCCTATCCCACCTGGAGGGAGACGTGCGCCTGTCCCAGCAGCCtcctgtgtgtgtggtggtgagaGCCAGGCTGGTGTGTGGTGGGGGCAGGAAGCCCCCGGAGGCCTCATACGGGGACATGAGCACTGTGGGAAGAGTCCCCCAGGCCGGCCCTTCCTGGCTGCGTGACCGTCCACAAATCTCCCCAACCAGCCTCAGGTTCCACATCTATACAATGGGAGTTGTACCTTCTGCCTCGTGTCTGCGAAGGACTCAGCCTTCCGATGACCCAGCCCAAGAGCCCCGGGGTGGGAGGGTGACTTCAGGGGCTCACACAATGAGATTTCCTGTGAGTTTTCATAATTTCATGTTAATTCTACTACAATTACCAACACCGGGCATCTCATCTCTATCTCTACCTGTCATCGATATCTATCATCTATCGTGTATATATCATCTATATCCATCATCATTGTAATCAAcatcaatcatctatctacctatgtatctatcatctatctatcacctATATATCTcttcatctatctatccacctaCCAATCTATCTATTATTTATCTACAGGAAACTAGTGACGTCACAGCTTAGGATGAAACTCAACAGGTATTTAACCTTAACAAATGAGTTATTTAAAG
Protein-coding regions in this window:
- the GRIFIN gene encoding grifin codes for the protein MRLVPLSLPLSLKPSVRGGLAPGWNLLVQGHADSGEDRFETNFLLVTGDIAFHVKPQFSSATMVGNAFQDGRWGPEEVSSIFPLAPGEPFEIEVSSDAEHFHAYAPEPKVLQFPGCQRPLGAITRVHVLSDHRLAQVELAKRGLSWGYGPCLHPRPLPIPAPHCPSQQRLCSSP